A section of the Mergibacter septicus genome encodes:
- a CDS encoding YggT family protein translates to MSAVQFILQTVISIYLFALVGRAWFQYCRVDFYHPLSQTLVKLTQPALMPLKKIIPTYSNIDFSALVLVVLLGAIKLPLFIWLQDTTSDFGLSELPIYALLGGLSLVKTFGTMIFWAIFIRAISSWFSQGNSQVEYLLYQITEPLLAPIRRILPNTGMLDFSVMLLGFLLIFGNNLLLNYFGQLWLLA, encoded by the coding sequence ATGAGTGCAGTACAATTTATCCTACAAACGGTAATCAGTATTTACCTGTTTGCATTAGTGGGAAGAGCGTGGTTTCAGTATTGTCGAGTGGATTTTTATCATCCACTTTCGCAAACATTAGTGAAATTAACCCAACCAGCATTAATGCCATTGAAGAAAATCATTCCAACTTACTCTAATATTGATTTTTCAGCTTTAGTCTTAGTGGTATTGCTTGGTGCGATTAAATTACCTTTATTTATCTGGTTGCAAGATACCACTTCTGACTTTGGTTTAAGTGAATTACCCATTTATGCTTTATTAGGGGGGCTAAGTTTAGTTAAAACATTCGGCACAATGATTTTCTGGGCGATCTTCATTCGTGCCATTAGTAGCTGGTTTAGCCAAGGAAATAGCCAAGTAGAATATCTGTTATATCAAATCACAGAACCTTTACTTGCTCCAATACGCCGTATTTTACCAAATACAGGTATGTTAGATTTTTCGGTAATGCTATTGGGCTTTCTGCTTATTTTTGGTAATAACCTACTGTTAAATTATTTTGGGCAGTTGTGGTTGTTAGCATAA
- the hemN gene encoding oxygen-independent coproporphyrinogen III oxidase — protein sequence MSEIVWDLNLIRKYNQSGPRYTSYPTALEFSEAYNNQDFIAASQRYPQRPLSLYVHIPFCHKLCYFCACNKIITRHQHKADIYLDYLEKEIKERAELFKQRVVTQIHWGGGTPTYLSEEQSLRLMAMLRKHFNVSEKAEISIEIDPREIELSMLTHLRNIGFNRISMGVQDFNKEVQKAVNREQDEAFIFALMQKARELGFESTNLDLIYGLPLQTEQSFMHTLQRVIELNPDRLSVFNYAHLPSRFAGQRKIKDEMLPAPEEKLTILQKTIETLSAKGYKFIGMDHFAKPDDELAIAQEKGVLHRNFQGYTTQEECDLLGLGVSAISLLGDTYAQNQKELKLYYADVEMRGIALHKGLEMTKEDCLRRDVIKALICNFKLDFDVFEKAYQIDFKQHFAEDLELLAPLVQDGLLTISETGIQVSAKGRLLIRNICMCFDTYSRSQARRQQFSRII from the coding sequence ATGTCAGAAATCGTGTGGGATTTAAACCTTATCCGTAAGTATAACCAATCAGGACCAAGATATACATCTTATCCAACTGCGTTAGAATTTAGTGAAGCCTATAACAATCAAGATTTTATCGCTGCAAGTCAACGTTATCCACAACGTCCGTTATCCTTATATGTTCATATTCCGTTTTGTCATAAACTTTGCTATTTCTGTGCGTGCAACAAAATCATTACACGCCATCAGCACAAAGCGGATATTTATTTGGATTATTTAGAAAAAGAAATTAAAGAACGGGCAGAATTATTTAAGCAACGAGTGGTTACTCAAATTCACTGGGGTGGTGGGACACCAACTTATTTGAGTGAAGAGCAATCCTTACGCTTAATGGCAATGTTACGCAAACATTTTAATGTCAGCGAGAAAGCCGAAATTAGTATTGAAATCGATCCAAGGGAAATAGAGCTATCAATGCTTACCCATTTACGCAATATTGGTTTTAACCGTATTAGTATGGGGGTACAAGATTTTAATAAAGAGGTTCAAAAAGCGGTTAATCGAGAGCAAGATGAAGCGTTTATTTTTGCATTAATGCAAAAAGCGAGAGAGCTTGGATTTGAATCGACTAATCTTGATTTAATTTATGGTTTACCGTTACAAACCGAACAAAGTTTTATGCACACGTTGCAACGTGTTATTGAATTAAACCCAGATCGTCTCAGTGTGTTTAACTACGCACATTTACCGAGCCGTTTTGCAGGACAACGTAAAATTAAAGATGAAATGTTACCTGCCCCAGAAGAAAAACTCACTATTTTGCAAAAAACGATAGAGACTTTATCTGCGAAAGGATATAAGTTTATCGGAATGGATCATTTTGCAAAACCAGATGATGAATTAGCCATTGCACAAGAGAAAGGCGTTTTACATCGTAACTTCCAAGGTTATACCACCCAAGAGGAGTGTGATTTACTTGGCTTAGGGGTTTCGGCAATTAGTTTATTGGGTGATACCTATGCACAAAATCAGAAAGAATTAAAACTCTATTATGCTGATGTTGAAATGCGAGGCATTGCCTTACATAAAGGGCTGGAGATGACCAAAGAGGATTGTTTACGCCGTGATGTTATCAAAGCTTTAATTTGTAATTTTAAATTAGACTTTGATGTCTTTGAAAAAGCCTATCAAATTGACTTTAAACAACATTTTGCTGAAGACTTAGAATTATTAGCCCCGTTAGTCCAAGATGGATTGCTCACCATCTCTGAAACAGGGATTCAAGTTTCTGCCAAAGGGCGTTTATTAATTCGTAATATCTGTATGTGTTTTGATACTTATTCACGCAGTCAGGCAAGACGTCAACAATTTTCACGCATTATTTAA
- a CDS encoding DUF2489 domain-containing protein codes for MAITILFFIGTSIIVVMTLYLVRLYSALAQQKRAVLQAQQQRRQRIEESIHIIAQAMLTGECNLSEGVIRLKKLLDVLGKTTLSAYPAMNELYQVVADMPTHEARKQLSKQVRMRQDLSRESAEVKLETQIKLELPQLLEAIK; via the coding sequence ATGGCAATAACTATCTTATTTTTTATCGGGACTAGCATTATTGTGGTGATGACCCTATATTTAGTCCGTCTTTATTCTGCCTTAGCCCAGCAAAAACGTGCGGTATTACAAGCACAACAACAACGCCGTCAACGTATAGAAGAGAGTATTCATATTATTGCTCAAGCGATGCTAACTGGCGAATGTAATTTATCGGAAGGCGTCATTCGTTTAAAAAAGTTGCTTGATGTTTTAGGAAAAACAACTTTAAGTGCATATCCAGCGATGAATGAATTATATCAAGTGGTAGCAGATATGCCGACTCACGAGGCACGCAAACAACTGAGTAAACAAGTCCGTATGCGACAAGATTTAAGCAGAGAAAGTGCCGAAGTAAAATTAGAAACACAAATTAAATTGGAGTTACCTCAACTACTTGAGGCAATTAAATAA
- the yihI gene encoding Der GTPase-activating protein YihI, producing the protein MSRQKKSRKISDIMPIRKADKRSETKTPNKKGKKLSRYELDTKAWAEKRKKKHKGLPSGSRHSGASEKKTHLTSEIKDPRIGSRKKVALVIEMVNKPEKGQFIQPIAIAEKNMPQASVTNVRQQLEQELAQLENNECLHQLLDQLEAGKRISTEDQQFVDECLTRIEELMAELGLNEEESTEDLYNTFATIDINRFR; encoded by the coding sequence ATGAGTCGTCAAAAAAAGAGCCGTAAGATCAGTGATATTATGCCGATCAGAAAGGCGGACAAACGAAGTGAAACAAAAACGCCAAATAAAAAAGGAAAAAAGTTAAGCCGTTATGAATTAGATACAAAAGCGTGGGCAGAAAAACGGAAGAAAAAACATAAAGGGTTACCATCAGGCAGTCGCCATAGTGGTGCGAGTGAGAAGAAAACGCATTTGACCTCAGAGATAAAAGATCCTCGTATAGGTAGCCGAAAAAAAGTGGCTTTAGTTATTGAAATGGTAAATAAACCTGAAAAAGGACAGTTTATTCAACCGATCGCTATTGCAGAAAAAAATATGCCACAAGCAAGCGTAACGAATGTAAGACAACAATTAGAGCAAGAGTTAGCCCAATTAGAAAATAATGAATGTTTGCATCAATTACTCGATCAATTAGAAGCAGGAAAAAGAATTTCAACCGAAGATCAGCAATTTGTTGATGAGTGTTTAACACGGATTGAGGAACTAATGGCAGAATTAGGGTTAAACGAGGAAGAAAGCACTGAAGATCTTTATAATACTTTTGCTACCATTGATATTAATCGGTTTAGATAA
- a CDS encoding FAD-dependent oxidoreductase has product MSQQGNIYQFIDLPRVEPRKKPLEQRKQQFIEIYQIFDKSQAEAQADRCLSCGNPYCQHKCPLHNNIPNWLKLTYEGRIIEAAELAHETNTLPEICGRVCPQDRLCEGVCSLNAEFGAVTIGNIEKYITEKAFAMGWRPTVKDVPFSGKKVAVIGAGPAGLGCAEQLIRNGVAVTVYERQQEIGGLLTFGIPAFKLEKEVMSRRREIFSAMGIEFKLGVNIGEDIQLTELVEQYDAVFLGVGTYQSIKAGIPNEQAEGVYSALPYLIGNTQHLMGLASPDYINLAGKNVVVLGGGDTAMDCMRTAIRQQASSVTCIYRRDQQNMPGSRKEFTNAKEEGAKFLFNAQPVAVEIKSTGVEGDKAQVVGIKVVRTELGEADCYGRRVATVIEGSEQVIACDAIIVAFGFAPHQMPWLAEVEVNIDQRGRIETKGELPQQTANPKIFAGGDITRGSDLVVTAIAEGRQAAHSILAFLEV; this is encoded by the coding sequence ATGAGTCAGCAAGGCAATATCTATCAGTTTATTGATTTACCACGGGTTGAACCACGTAAAAAACCATTAGAACAACGCAAACAACAGTTTATTGAAATTTATCAAATATTTGATAAAAGCCAAGCCGAAGCACAAGCTGATCGTTGCCTTAGTTGTGGTAACCCATATTGCCAACATAAATGCCCATTGCACAATAATATCCCGAATTGGCTAAAACTCACTTATGAAGGCAGAATTATTGAAGCAGCAGAACTTGCCCATGAAACAAATACCTTACCAGAAATCTGTGGTCGAGTTTGCCCACAAGATCGCTTATGTGAAGGTGTTTGTTCGCTTAATGCTGAGTTTGGGGCGGTAACGATTGGGAATATTGAAAAATATATCACCGAAAAAGCCTTTGCAATGGGTTGGCGGCCAACAGTTAAAGACGTGCCTTTTTCTGGCAAAAAAGTGGCAGTAATTGGTGCTGGTCCTGCTGGCTTGGGGTGTGCAGAACAACTGATTCGCAATGGTGTAGCAGTAACGGTGTATGAACGGCAACAGGAAATTGGTGGGTTGCTTACCTTTGGTATTCCAGCATTCAAACTTGAAAAAGAAGTAATGAGTCGCCGCCGTGAGATTTTTAGCGCAATGGGAATTGAATTTAAATTGGGAGTAAATATTGGCGAAGATATTCAACTAACAGAACTGGTTGAACAATATGATGCCGTCTTCCTTGGGGTGGGGACTTATCAAAGTATCAAGGCAGGTATTCCAAATGAACAAGCAGAAGGTGTTTATTCAGCATTGCCTTATTTAATCGGCAATACCCAACATTTAATGGGATTAGCAAGTCCTGATTATATTAACTTAGCAGGGAAAAACGTGGTGGTATTAGGTGGTGGTGATACGGCAATGGACTGTATGCGGACAGCCATTCGCCAACAAGCCAGCTCAGTAACCTGTATCTATCGCCGAGATCAACAGAATATGCCGGGAAGTCGTAAAGAATTTACCAATGCCAAAGAAGAAGGGGCAAAATTTTTATTTAACGCCCAACCCGTTGCAGTGGAAATAAAATCTACTGGCGTAGAGGGTGATAAAGCACAGGTGGTAGGTATTAAAGTGGTACGCACCGAATTAGGGGAAGCGGATTGCTATGGACGGCGAGTAGCGACAGTGATTGAAGGAAGCGAACAAGTGATTGCTTGTGATGCAATAATTGTTGCTTTTGGATTCGCACCACATCAAATGCCGTGGCTAGCGGAGGTTGAGGTGAATATTGATCAGCGTGGACGTATTGAAACTAAGGGCGAATTACCACAGCAAACCGCAAATCCGAAAATATTTGCAGGTGGGGATATCACTCGAGGTTCAGATTTAGTGGTTACTGCAATTGCTGAGGGGCGTCAAGCTGCCCACAGTATTTTGGCATTTTTAGAGGTATAG
- the gltB gene encoding glutamate synthase large subunit has protein sequence MLYDKNEVRENCGFGLIAHLEGEPSHKVVRTAILGLSRMQHRGAVLSDGKTGDGCGLHLQMPKRFFQHIAEEQGFRLTKDFGVGQIFFPTDPELINTYSAIIKEELTRETLTITAWRDVAINPAVLGSIAASSLPAIKQVFVNAPAGWGIKDMERRLFMARRRIEKRIDHPDFYICSLSSQVIIYKGLCIPKDLAKFYLDLADLRMESGICLFHQRFSTNTLPKWKLAQPFRYLAHNGEINTISGNRAWARARAYKYTTPLIPDLQTIAPFVNESGSDSSSLDNMLELFVNGGMDLFRAMRLLIPPAWQHNPDMDDDLRAFYDFNSMHMEPWDGPAGIVLSDGRHVACNLDRNGLRPARYVITQDKLITIASEVGIWDYAPDEVIEKGRVGPGELLVIDTEQGKLLHSQQIDQELKARHPYREWLDKNVHRLIPFEQMENAPLGYADFDTTTLTIYQKQFGYDQEELEGIIRVLGENGQEAVGSMGDDTPFAVLSTQPRVIYDYFRQYFAQVTNPPIDPLREAHVMSLNTSIGREMSVFFETEGMSHRVNFQSPILVYSDLVQLMELPQAYYKHSILDATYNPATISLKTAIENLCDQAENEARNGAVLLIISDRAISRENLPIPAALSVGAVQQRLVEKNLRCDANIVVETGSARNPHHFAVLIGLGATAVYPYLAYESLAKMVKSGAIQKSLPQAFSNFRKGIDKGLYKIISKMGISTISSYRCAHLFEAVGLNQEITELCFKRITCRIAGASFADLEQDLQRLQKAAWRVSKGLEVGGYLKYKPQGEYHAYNPDVINYLQQAVNTGDYKIYRQYAETVNQRPVTTIRDLLQLNIDPQQQISVDQVEPAENLYQRFDSAAMSIGALSPEAHEALATAMNRLGGYSNSGEGGEDPKRYGTEKVSRIKQVASGRFGVTPAYLMNADVIQIKVAQGAKPGEGGQLPGDKVTPYIAQLRYSVPGSTLISPPPHHDIYSIEDLAQLIFDLKQINPQALISVKLVSLPGVGTIATGVAKAYADLITIAGYDGGTGASPLSSVKYAGSPWELGLAEAQQALVENNLRHKVRLQVDGGLKTGLDVVKAAILGAESFGFGTGPMVALGCRYLRICHLNNCATGIATQDEKLRQQHYHGLPEKVMNYFKFIAQDVREIMASLGVEKLTDLIGRTDLLSIVEGKTAKQRGLDLTGLLYAPQVPSGSARYCTQANPPLDKGVLNKAIVEAAEPLLSTDQACDLDLTFDTSNLDRSVGATLSGLVAKKYGNAGNSEQQFTLRLTGTIGQSFGVWLAGGINLFLTGDANDYVGKGMAGGKIVIRPHTGVSFAPEQATIAGNTCLYGATGGALFASGRAGERFAVRNSGATAVIEGIGDNGCEYMTGGVVCILGKTGINFGAGMTGGFAYVYDWDGKFKTRINPELVEGLSIEALPTHQEYLRGLLIQHLDYTHSPLAERMLANWEDYAAKFILVKPKANDVNALLGHKRRTVNELGVVTQ, from the coding sequence ATGCTTTACGATAAAAACGAAGTAAGAGAAAACTGTGGTTTTGGCTTAATTGCGCATTTAGAAGGGGAGCCAAGCCATAAAGTGGTGCGTACTGCTATCTTAGGGTTATCACGAATGCAACACCGAGGTGCAGTCTTATCAGACGGAAAAACGGGTGATGGGTGTGGCTTGCATTTACAAATGCCAAAACGTTTTTTTCAACATATTGCCGAAGAGCAAGGGTTTCGTTTAACCAAAGATTTTGGCGTTGGGCAAATCTTCTTTCCAACGGATCCTGAATTAATCAACACCTATTCAGCGATTATTAAAGAAGAATTAACACGGGAAACATTAACTATTACTGCTTGGCGTGATGTTGCGATTAATCCCGCTGTATTAGGTTCGATTGCCGCATCAAGTTTACCAGCGATTAAACAAGTTTTTGTTAATGCGCCTGCTGGTTGGGGAATAAAAGATATGGAACGGCGACTGTTTATGGCACGGCGTCGTATTGAAAAAAGAATTGACCACCCTGATTTCTATATTTGTAGTTTATCTAGCCAAGTGATTATTTATAAGGGACTTTGTATTCCCAAAGATCTCGCAAAATTTTACCTTGATTTAGCCGATTTACGTATGGAAAGTGGAATTTGCCTTTTTCATCAACGTTTTTCAACTAATACCTTACCAAAATGGAAGTTAGCACAACCTTTTCGTTATCTTGCGCATAATGGTGAAATTAATACGATTTCAGGCAACCGTGCGTGGGCGAGAGCGAGAGCCTATAAATATACCACACCGTTAATTCCGGATTTACAGACTATCGCCCCATTTGTAAATGAAAGCGGTTCAGATTCAAGTTCGTTAGATAATATGTTGGAGCTTTTTGTCAATGGTGGTATGGATCTTTTTCGGGCAATGCGTTTATTAATTCCACCAGCTTGGCAGCATAATCCTGATATGGATGATGATTTGCGAGCTTTTTATGATTTTAATTCAATGCATATGGAACCTTGGGACGGACCTGCGGGAATTGTATTAAGTGATGGGCGACACGTTGCCTGTAATTTAGATCGCAATGGGTTACGTCCCGCTCGTTATGTCATTACTCAAGATAAGTTAATTACTATTGCCAGTGAAGTGGGAATTTGGGATTACGCCCCAGATGAGGTAATAGAAAAAGGACGAGTAGGACCGGGGGAATTGCTAGTAATTGATACTGAACAAGGTAAACTTTTACATTCTCAGCAGATTGATCAAGAGTTGAAAGCTCGCCATCCATATAGAGAATGGCTGGATAAGAATGTCCATCGTCTTATTCCTTTTGAACAGATGGAGAATGCCCCTTTAGGTTATGCAGATTTTGATACCACAACTTTAACAATTTATCAAAAGCAGTTTGGATATGATCAGGAGGAGTTAGAAGGTATTATTCGTGTTTTAGGGGAAAATGGGCAAGAAGCTGTTGGTTCAATGGGCGATGACACCCCATTTGCAGTGTTATCGACACAACCACGAGTTATTTACGACTATTTTCGGCAGTATTTTGCTCAAGTAACTAATCCTCCGATTGATCCACTGCGTGAAGCCCACGTGATGAGCCTGAATACCAGCATTGGGCGTGAGATGAGCGTTTTCTTTGAAACAGAAGGTATGTCGCATCGGGTTAATTTTCAATCTCCGATATTAGTTTATTCTGATTTAGTGCAGTTGATGGAGCTTCCACAGGCTTATTATAAGCATAGCATTTTAGATGCAACTTATAATCCAGCAACAATAAGCTTAAAAACAGCGATTGAAAACTTATGTGATCAAGCCGAAAATGAAGCTCGCAATGGTGCAGTTTTATTAATTATTTCAGATCGTGCGATTAGTCGAGAAAATCTGCCTATTCCAGCTGCCCTTTCAGTCGGAGCAGTACAACAACGTTTGGTAGAAAAAAACTTACGTTGTGATGCCAATATTGTGGTTGAAACTGGTTCTGCACGTAACCCTCACCATTTTGCGGTACTTATCGGTTTAGGGGCAACGGCAGTTTATCCTTATTTAGCCTATGAAAGTTTAGCGAAGATGGTAAAAAGTGGTGCAATTCAAAAATCACTGCCACAAGCCTTCTCAAATTTTCGGAAAGGTATTGATAAAGGATTGTATAAAATCATTTCCAAAATGGGAATTTCTACCATTTCTTCTTACCGCTGTGCCCATTTATTTGAAGCAGTTGGTTTAAACCAAGAGATTACCGAACTTTGTTTTAAACGGATCACCTGTCGGATTGCAGGAGCGAGTTTTGCTGATCTAGAGCAAGATCTACAACGTTTACAAAAAGCTGCTTGGCGTGTGAGTAAAGGGTTAGAGGTAGGGGGCTATCTCAAATATAAACCACAAGGGGAATATCACGCCTATAATCCTGATGTAATTAATTATTTGCAACAAGCGGTTAATACAGGGGATTATAAGATTTATCGTCAGTATGCAGAAACGGTGAATCAGCGACCAGTTACCACCATTCGAGATTTACTTCAATTAAATATCGATCCTCAACAACAGATTTCAGTTGATCAAGTCGAACCAGCAGAAAATCTTTATCAACGTTTTGATAGTGCGGCAATGAGTATCGGGGCATTAAGTCCAGAGGCACACGAAGCACTTGCTACCGCAATGAACCGCTTGGGGGGATATTCTAATTCTGGCGAAGGTGGCGAAGATCCGAAACGTTATGGTACAGAAAAAGTGTCACGCATTAAACAGGTTGCTTCAGGGCGTTTTGGGGTTACACCAGCCTATCTAATGAATGCAGATGTTATTCAAATTAAAGTTGCACAGGGGGCAAAACCAGGGGAAGGCGGACAGCTTCCGGGGGATAAAGTAACGCCATATATAGCTCAATTACGCTATTCCGTTCCCGGTTCAACGTTAATCTCACCACCGCCTCATCACGATATTTATTCCATTGAGGACTTAGCCCAATTAATTTTTGATTTGAAACAGATTAACCCTCAAGCGCTGATTTCGGTCAAACTTGTTTCTTTACCGGGGGTTGGCACAATTGCAACAGGTGTAGCAAAAGCCTATGCCGATTTAATTACCATCGCTGGCTATGATGGCGGAACAGGAGCTAGTCCACTTTCAAGTGTAAAATATGCAGGTAGCCCGTGGGAATTAGGGTTAGCTGAAGCACAGCAAGCTTTAGTCGAAAATAATTTACGCCATAAAGTCCGCTTGCAAGTTGATGGTGGGTTAAAAACAGGGCTTGATGTGGTAAAAGCAGCGATATTAGGTGCAGAAAGTTTTGGTTTTGGTACAGGACCAATGGTGGCTTTAGGTTGCCGTTATTTAAGAATTTGTCACCTAAATAATTGTGCGACTGGTATTGCAACCCAAGATGAAAAATTACGGCAACAGCACTATCACGGCTTGCCTGAAAAAGTGATGAACTATTTCAAATTTATTGCTCAAGATGTTCGGGAAATTATGGCAAGTTTAGGGGTAGAGAAACTCACCGATCTGATTGGTCGCACTGATTTATTATCCATCGTGGAAGGTAAAACGGCTAAACAACGTGGTTTAGATTTAACAGGATTGTTATATGCACCACAAGTCCCATCAGGCAGTGCTAGATATTGTACGCAAGCTAACCCACCGTTGGATAAAGGGGTACTCAATAAAGCGATTGTTGAAGCTGCCGAACCACTATTATCAACTGATCAAGCTTGCGATCTCGATCTCACTTTTGATACCAGTAATTTAGATCGCTCAGTAGGAGCAACTCTATCTGGCTTAGTTGCTAAAAAATATGGTAATGCAGGTAATAGTGAACAGCAATTTACCTTACGTTTAACGGGTACCATTGGGCAAAGTTTTGGTGTTTGGCTTGCAGGCGGTATCAATCTCTTCTTAACAGGAGATGCAAACGATTATGTTGGTAAAGGTATGGCTGGGGGAAAAATTGTTATTCGCCCTCATACTGGCGTCAGCTTTGCCCCTGAACAAGCAACCATTGCTGGCAATACCTGTTTGTATGGGGCAACAGGTGGTGCATTATTTGCTTCAGGAAGAGCTGGGGAACGCTTTGCCGTGCGTAATTCAGGTGCCACTGCCGTGATCGAGGGAATAGGAGATAATGGGTGTGAATATATGACAGGTGGTGTGGTCTGTATTCTTGGTAAAACGGGGATCAACTTTGGAGCTGGAATGACAGGAGGCTTTGCTTATGTTTACGATTGGGACGGTAAATTCAAAACACGGATTAACCCAGAACTAGTCGAAGGATTAAGTATTGAAGCCTTACCTACACACCAAGAGTATTTGCGTGGATTATTAATTCAACATCTTGATTATACTCATAGTCCATTGGCTGAACGAATGTTAGCGAACTGGGAGGATTATGCCGCTAAATTTATTTTAGTTAAACCGAAAGCAAATGATGTCAATGCTTTACTTGGGCATAAACGGCGGACGGTCAACGAACTGGGTGTTGTTACTCAATAA
- the dapD gene encoding 2,3,4,5-tetrahydropyridine-2,6-dicarboxylate N-succinyltransferase: protein MSNLQTIIETAFERRAEITPKTVDTETKTAIETVIADLDSGKLRVAEKINGEWIVNQWVKKAVLLSFRINDNQLVAGAETNYYDKVPMKFADYDQARFQAEGFRVVPPAAVRQGAYIAKNTVLMPSYVNIGAYVDEGTMVDTWATVGSCAQIGKNVHLSGGVGIGGVLEPLQANPTIIEDNCFIGARSEIVEGVIVEEGSVISMGVFIGQSTKIYDRETGEIHYGRVPAGSVVVSGSLPSKDGSHSLYCAVIVKKVDAKTRAKVGINELLRSIDE from the coding sequence ATGTCAAACTTACAAACTATTATCGAAACCGCATTTGAACGCCGTGCAGAAATCACACCAAAAACTGTTGATACAGAAACAAAAACAGCCATTGAGACTGTTATCGCTGATCTTGATAGCGGTAAATTACGTGTTGCCGAAAAAATCAATGGTGAATGGATTGTTAATCAATGGGTAAAAAAAGCGGTATTACTCTCTTTTCGTATCAATGATAATCAATTAGTTGCAGGTGCTGAAACAAACTATTACGACAAAGTACCAATGAAATTCGCCGATTATGATCAAGCTCGTTTTCAAGCCGAAGGTTTTCGAGTGGTACCACCAGCCGCAGTACGCCAAGGTGCCTACATTGCAAAAAATACCGTATTAATGCCTTCTTATGTAAACATTGGAGCTTATGTTGATGAAGGTACTATGGTTGACACTTGGGCAACCGTTGGCTCTTGTGCACAAATTGGTAAAAATGTACATCTTTCAGGTGGTGTTGGAATTGGTGGGGTATTAGAACCTTTACAAGCAAATCCGACCATTATTGAAGATAACTGCTTTATCGGTGCTCGTTCTGAAATTGTTGAGGGGGTTATCGTAGAAGAAGGTTCTGTTATTTCGATGGGTGTGTTCATTGGTCAAAGCACTAAAATTTATGACCGAGAAACAGGTGAAATTCACTATGGTCGTGTTCCTGCTGGTTCTGTTGTGGTATCAGGTAGTTTACCTAGCAAAGACGGTTCACACAGTCTTTACTGTGCAGTTATCGTTAAAAAAGTTGATGCAAAAACCCGTGCTAAAGTTGGTATTAATGAGCTATTACGTTCAATTGATGAATAA
- a CDS encoding prolipoprotein diacylglyceryl transferase, which translates to MKKTLLAVVIAGSLMMTGCFDQENKTPTSNTTTPTVESQKETKETVKETVATEIETAKQVITDSANTVVDKATEIKEASAAKIDEVKQATSETANELAEKASEIKEAVATTVDDAKKATIEKTNEVAEKADELKDNASEKVETAKQILSEAATSATDQVSEIKDQVIQKVDETKDIIEIPKQEAEKTAE; encoded by the coding sequence ATGAAAAAAACATTACTAGCTGTAGTTATTGCTGGAAGTCTAATGATGACAGGTTGTTTTGATCAAGAAAATAAAACCCCTACAAGCAATACCACTACACCAACGGTTGAAAGTCAGAAAGAAACTAAAGAAACAGTGAAAGAAACTGTCGCTACTGAAATTGAAACTGCTAAACAAGTTATCACTGATAGTGCAAATACTGTTGTAGATAAAGCCACTGAAATCAAAGAGGCTAGTGCAGCTAAAATTGATGAGGTGAAACAAGCAACATCTGAAACAGCCAATGAGCTTGCTGAAAAAGCAAGTGAAATCAAAGAAGCAGTCGCTACTACTGTTGATGATGCGAAAAAAGCAACTATTGAAAAAACCAATGAAGTTGCTGAAAAAGCAGACGAGCTAAAAGATAATGCAAGCGAAAAAGTAGAAACAGCCAAGCAAATTCTCAGTGAAGCAGCTACTTCTGCTACAGATCAAGTAAGTGAAATCAAAGATCAGGTAATTCAAAAAGTTGACGAAACAAAAGACATTATTGAAATACCAAAACAAGAAGCTGAAAAAACAGCTGAATAA